TTCAGCGCTGGCTCCGGCACCGGTGCCGGTGGCGGTGGTGTCCCCGCAGTTCTGCGCGCCGCACGTGGTGCCGCTGACGGTGACCAAgaaggccatgagcttctccgGCGGCGACTTCACCGTCACCGACGACGCTAGCGGCGCCGTCGTGCTGCAAGTCAGGGGCACCTATCTCAGCGTCCGGAGACACCGGGTGCTGCACGACGCCGCCGGACGGGCCATCCTCACCATGCAGCGGAAGGTACGTAACTTTACGTTACACAGCGGATCGATTCGTCGGGCGTCGGGCGTATCTTATCTATCTAATATTGTCACCATTCCCTTGTTTCTTGCTTCTGCGGGCTGTGCCTCCATGGGAGTTCAGAAGAATCGATCGTACTCCTACAGTCCTAGGCTCCTAGCTGCTAGCAGTATACGTATACAAATACGAAGAAGCAAAAATCCAAGAAACTGATATGATCGTAGCTAAGTTTCCTTAGGTCCCTCGCGTAAAATAAGTCCCTCCATTCTAATTAAATTTTAAATCGTTTTACATTTTTGCCAAGTCAAACTTTCCGTCTTTGacaaagtttatagaaaaatggcTAAACGTCTAcaatgccaaactaaatttattAGATACGCAATGAAATATATTTTGATATAGTGTATTTATTTCATATTTCACGAATGTTTACTGTTGACGGCCAAAAAAAGGTCAGAGAGGAGGTTAAATTTATTAGATACGCAATGAAATATATTTTGATAAAAGTGAagatttttttttagttttaaaaACTCTACTCTAGAACTCTTTTAAAGAGCTTAGGTTTTGCATGTCTGTGAGTTATAAAACTGCAGTTTTTTTAATAATATAACACTCAATTAGAACCTTAGTACATAACGTAGCTATGTTTAGAATTCCTACTATAATAAACATGGTACTTAGACCATGTCTTCTTTGGGTACCTTATGTTAAAAAGTAAATTTGATAAATATTAATTGTGCTAACAGGTATTTAGTATGCATGAAAAATGGAAAGTGTTCAGAGGGGATACCACGGCTGCAAATGATTTGCTATTCACAGTGAAGAAAGCATCCATTTTCCAAAT
Above is a genomic segment from Miscanthus floridulus cultivar M001 chromosome 3, ASM1932011v1, whole genome shotgun sequence containing:
- the LOC136545442 gene encoding protein LURP-one-related 15-like, whose product is MERDTSALAPAPVPVAVVSPQFCAPHVVPLTVTKKAMSFSGGDFTVTDDASGAVVLQVRGTYLSVRRHRVLHDAAGRAILTMQRKVFSMHEKWKVFRGDTTAANDLLFTVKKASIFQMKTKLDVFLAGNTTAEQVCDFKIKGSYFERSCAFYRGNSNVLIAQMNRKFTLSNVLLGKDTYSVSVFPHVDYVFIAALVVILDEIHRDRSK